The following proteins come from a genomic window of Streptomyces sp. NBC_00539:
- a CDS encoding lamin tail domain-containing protein produces MSSASSSVRRIAATVLAAGALVGAAALPATAQDRDHGRHSRVEISRVQADSPGRDDRSNRSLNAEWVEITNTTRDAVNLRGWTLRDEDGNRYRFDNVRINGRATIHIHTGTGHDTRTDLFQNRRDYIWDNHGDTATLRDDRGRTVDTESWGRRHQ; encoded by the coding sequence ATGTCTTCTGCTTCTTCCTCCGTCCGTCGTATCGCCGCGACCGTTCTGGCCGCCGGGGCCTTGGTGGGGGCTGCCGCGCTGCCGGCGACCGCTCAGGACCGTGATCACGGCCGGCATTCGCGGGTGGAGATCAGCCGGGTCCAGGCCGACAGCCCCGGACGCGACGACCGCTCCAACCGGTCCCTCAACGCGGAGTGGGTGGAGATCACCAACACCACCCGCGACGCCGTCAACCTCCGCGGCTGGACCCTGCGCGATGAGGACGGCAACCGCTACCGCTTCGACAACGTCCGCATCAACGGCCGCGCCACCATCCATATCCACACCGGCACCGGCCACGACACCCGCACCGACCTGTTCCAAAACCGCCGCGACTACATCTGGGACAACCACGGCGACACCGCCACGCTGCGCGATGACCGCGGCCGCACGGTCGACACCGAGTCCTGGGGCCGACGCCACCAGTGA
- a CDS encoding STAS domain-containing protein: MTDFTLTAQHTEGDLALAHVAGELDMATAPRLRAQALALIEQGHQHLILDLEAVTFCDSSGFNALVGIYRCAKAAEGTLVLAAVPDRLERLLDLTGLSALLPAHPTAAHALVAHTRSQDTSPA; the protein is encoded by the coding sequence GTGACCGATTTCACCCTCACCGCACAGCACACCGAAGGCGACCTCGCCCTGGCCCACGTCGCCGGGGAACTCGACATGGCCACTGCCCCCCGCCTGCGCGCCCAGGCACTGGCTCTGATCGAACAAGGCCACCAGCACCTGATCCTGGACCTCGAAGCCGTCACCTTCTGCGACTCCTCCGGCTTCAACGCGCTGGTCGGCATCTATCGCTGCGCCAAGGCAGCCGAGGGCACCCTGGTTCTTGCCGCCGTCCCCGACCGCCTTGAGCGGCTACTGGACCTCACCGGCCTGAGCGCCTTGCTGCCCGCCCACCCCACCGCGGCCCACGCCCTTGTCGCGCACACCCGCAGCCAGGACACGTCCCCCGCGTAA
- a CDS encoding PP2C family protein-serine/threonine phosphatase produces MPQAEHATSPAGKPDRQTLSAVEEAARMDAVRRYDILDTPPDGAFDRVAAMAARLFKVPVASVTIVDEDRIWFKAAHGLEGVSEISREPGLCGSAILADDTLVIPDTLTDPVAFDNGLVTGPMGVRFYAAAPIITGDGHRLGTVNILDTKPRLITEDDTATLADLAAIVLDELEMRLAALNALRAEQERRIEQEEARQRADQDKNAIQAFASTLQRTLLPPALPVVPGLELACHYATASPQNVGGDFYDVFPLGGKRWAFFLGDVCGKGPEAAALTSLTRYTLRAAALIDPDPDVVLTSLNTALLLDPAVGTRFCTAVFGVLEPHEREGFTVTVATGGHPPAYHLRASGAVEAVQPKGGMLIGALAGAHFASLTVHLAPGEGLLLYTDGLTEARTLGGDMVGEEGLTRFLAARTGPVSAAAVIGDTVDLIDAMPHGAGDDVALLALSVPLADAADGLTATATAHTVAPAGETSESRP; encoded by the coding sequence ATGCCGCAAGCGGAACACGCGACCAGCCCGGCGGGCAAGCCGGACCGGCAGACGCTCAGCGCCGTGGAAGAAGCGGCCCGGATGGACGCGGTGCGCCGGTACGACATCCTCGACACCCCTCCGGACGGCGCGTTCGACCGCGTCGCGGCGATGGCGGCCCGGCTGTTCAAAGTGCCGGTGGCGAGCGTGACGATCGTGGACGAGGACCGGATCTGGTTCAAGGCCGCCCACGGCTTGGAAGGCGTCAGCGAGATCAGCCGGGAGCCGGGCCTGTGCGGCTCGGCGATCCTCGCCGACGACACACTGGTGATCCCGGACACACTCACCGACCCCGTCGCCTTCGACAACGGCCTGGTCACCGGGCCGATGGGCGTCCGCTTCTACGCCGCCGCGCCGATCATCACCGGCGACGGACACCGGCTGGGCACCGTCAACATCCTCGACACCAAGCCCCGCCTTATCACCGAGGACGACACCGCCACCCTCGCGGACCTGGCCGCGATCGTGCTCGACGAGCTGGAGATGCGCCTGGCGGCGCTGAACGCCCTGCGCGCCGAGCAGGAGCGGCGCATCGAGCAGGAGGAGGCCCGGCAGCGCGCGGACCAGGACAAGAACGCCATCCAGGCGTTCGCCTCCACCCTCCAGCGCACCCTGCTGCCGCCGGCACTGCCGGTGGTACCGGGCCTGGAGCTGGCCTGCCACTACGCCACCGCCTCCCCGCAGAACGTGGGCGGCGACTTCTACGACGTCTTCCCCCTCGGCGGGAAGAGGTGGGCGTTCTTCCTCGGAGACGTGTGCGGCAAGGGCCCAGAAGCCGCCGCCCTGACCTCCCTGACCCGCTACACCCTGCGCGCCGCAGCCCTGATCGACCCCGACCCCGATGTCGTCCTCACCTCGCTGAACACGGCGCTGCTCCTCGACCCGGCTGTCGGCACCCGGTTTTGCACCGCCGTCTTCGGCGTCCTCGAACCGCACGAGAGGGAAGGGTTCACGGTCACGGTGGCCACCGGTGGGCACCCCCCGGCCTACCACCTGCGCGCCTCCGGAGCGGTAGAAGCGGTGCAGCCCAAGGGAGGCATGCTCATCGGCGCGCTCGCTGGCGCGCACTTCGCCTCCCTCACCGTTCACCTCGCCCCGGGCGAAGGACTGCTCCTCTACACCGACGGGCTGACCGAGGCCCGCACCCTGGGGGGAGACATGGTCGGAGAAGAGGGGCTGACCCGTTTCCTCGCCGCGCGCACCGGGCCTGTCAGTGCGGCGGCGGTCATAGGGGACACCGTCGACCTCATCGACGCCATGCCCCATGGTGCCGGTGACGACGTCGCCCTGCTGGCCCTGTCCGTCCCCCTCGCCGACGCCGCGGACGGCCTCACCGCGACCGCTACCGCCCACACCGTCGCCCCTGCCGGCGAGACGTCGGAGAGCCGACCGTGA
- a CDS encoding DUF6228 family protein, translating into MRTHDSDLDTPTVVTVRCRNNHSVSVRLRDPSRPDGDRVQYAVEASAPGLTARVDPVVAWNWGTDLAPFLEGLAADFRGWDGQRDWQTNDHDLTISAVFRSGGHVRLTWTLRPWRSAAGGWEASVTTWLDAGEQMSALAVDVRRFLTQQDGSRR; encoded by the coding sequence ATGCGCACCCACGACTCCGACCTCGACACGCCGACCGTCGTGACCGTCCGCTGCCGGAACAACCACTCCGTCAGCGTGAGGCTCCGCGACCCTTCCCGGCCTGACGGGGACCGCGTGCAATACGCCGTCGAGGCGTCCGCGCCAGGGCTGACCGCTCGCGTTGACCCGGTGGTCGCCTGGAACTGGGGCACCGACCTGGCGCCCTTCCTGGAGGGGCTGGCGGCCGACTTCCGCGGTTGGGACGGGCAGCGGGACTGGCAGACCAACGACCACGATCTCACCATCAGCGCGGTCTTCCGCTCCGGCGGTCACGTCAGGCTGACCTGGACTCTTCGCCCATGGAGAAGTGCAGCCGGCGGCTGGGAGGCATCCGTCACGACGTGGCTCGACGCTGGCGAGCAGATGTCTGCACTCGCGGTCGATGTCCGACGCTTCCTCACACAGCAGGACGGCAGCCGTCGCTGA
- a CDS encoding MBL fold metallo-hydrolase, with product MPVHKVRPDISVLNDSIEVPGIGYLPVNAFVLLASQPVVIDTGLGLPDRNFLEVVGSVLDPADVRWIWLTHPDRDHTGGIFDLLAAAPEARVVTTFLSAGFLSCERPLPLDRLYLLNPGQTLDVGDRTLTGFRPPLFDNPATVGLFDDRSGVCFSSDCFGGPMSSVELAYADDVGAVGVEELRAAQLLWATVDSPWVHNVDVHKFLATFRSLRDRDPELVLSAHLPPAPGITRSMIDTLGSAAGESAFVGPDQAALEQILAGFDPTDVGHQPAPGSPG from the coding sequence ATGCCGGTGCACAAGGTCCGCCCGGACATCAGCGTCCTGAACGACAGCATTGAAGTGCCGGGGATCGGGTACCTCCCGGTGAACGCCTTCGTACTGCTCGCCTCGCAGCCGGTCGTCATCGACACCGGACTCGGGCTGCCGGACCGGAATTTCTTGGAGGTGGTCGGTTCCGTGCTGGATCCGGCCGATGTGCGATGGATCTGGCTGACGCACCCGGATCGTGATCACACGGGTGGGATCTTCGACCTGCTGGCCGCGGCGCCCGAGGCGCGTGTCGTGACCACGTTCCTGTCTGCCGGGTTTCTGTCCTGTGAGCGGCCGCTGCCGCTCGATCGTCTGTATCTGCTCAATCCGGGCCAGACACTGGATGTCGGCGACCGTACCCTCACGGGGTTCAGGCCGCCACTGTTCGACAACCCGGCCACAGTCGGCCTCTTCGACGACCGGTCAGGGGTCTGCTTCAGCTCTGACTGCTTCGGTGGGCCGATGTCCAGTGTCGAACTGGCATACGCCGATGACGTCGGTGCGGTCGGCGTGGAGGAGTTGCGGGCCGCGCAGTTGCTGTGGGCCACGGTCGACAGTCCGTGGGTGCACAACGTGGATGTCCACAAGTTCCTCGCCACCTTCCGGTCGCTGCGGGACAGGGACCCTGAGCTCGTCCTTTCCGCACATCTACCGCCGGCCCCGGGGATCACCAGGTCGATGATCGACACGCTGGGCTCTGCAGCCGGGGAATCGGCGTTCGTGGGGCCGGACCAGGCGGCACTGGAGCAAATACTGGCGGGGTTCGATCCGACCGATGTCGGGCACCAGCCTGCGCCCGGTAGCCCGGGATGA
- a CDS encoding cold-shock protein, producing MSERQTGTVKWFNDEKGFGFITPQSGDDLFVHFKAIQSDGFKSLKEGQQVSFIATRGQKGMQAEEVQVI from the coding sequence ATGAGCGAGCGGCAGACCGGAACCGTGAAGTGGTTCAACGACGAGAAGGGCTTCGGCTTCATCACGCCGCAGAGTGGCGATGACCTCTTCGTGCACTTCAAGGCCATCCAGTCGGACGGATTCAAGTCCCTGAAGGAGGGCCAGCAGGTCTCCTTCATCGCTACCCGCGGGCAGAAGGGCATGCAGGCGGAGGAGGTGCAGGTCATCTAA
- a CDS encoding RICIN domain-containing protein, protein MKFPRLTATTTTFVAAGLLAFVQAPTAFGATFTAQLVARNSQKCVSVAGAGTANGAAAVQWDCLDAPNQQWKLVATTAGYYTVAAVNSGKCLSVSGASVQNNATVVQWDCVNATNQEWRLVQKDSGYFSIEARHSGKCLSVAGVSTQNDAALVQWDCVEGANQHFRLG, encoded by the coding sequence GTGAAGTTCCCCCGCCTGACAGCGACCACGACCACCTTCGTGGCTGCGGGTCTGCTCGCCTTCGTGCAGGCTCCCACCGCGTTCGGCGCCACGTTCACCGCCCAGCTGGTGGCCCGCAACAGCCAGAAGTGCGTATCGGTAGCGGGTGCCGGCACCGCCAATGGCGCGGCCGCGGTGCAGTGGGACTGCCTGGACGCTCCGAATCAGCAGTGGAAGCTGGTGGCTACCACTGCCGGCTACTACACGGTGGCCGCCGTGAACAGCGGCAAGTGCCTGTCGGTCAGCGGCGCGAGCGTCCAGAACAACGCCACGGTGGTTCAGTGGGACTGCGTGAACGCCACGAATCAGGAGTGGCGGCTGGTCCAGAAGGACAGCGGCTACTTCTCCATCGAGGCCCGGCACAGCGGCAAATGCCTGTCCGTGGCCGGCGTGAGCACACAGAACGACGCCGCGCTCGTCCAGTGGGACTGCGTCGAAGGAGCCAACCAGCACTTCCGCCTCGGCTGA
- a CDS encoding ABC transporter substrate-binding protein, giving the protein MNTPPSPSGAEHTDGSSVGLGALVPLTRPGWVEAGRHLLAGLELAAREVNDAGGIDGRPLELVVRDTAADPERAAAAVEELAGLGVAAVAGEYHSVVARAAAARADALGVPFLCSSAVLDALTEEPTEWVARLAPAQSHGWEIYADFLLGAGRRRIAVATQPSVYWASGTRVLRDHLVARGGTVVELDTTALTPEALCDVLVGHGATALLLLVGHPEPAVPIVRAVRGDRRLAEILIGAPAGQPEFAEWAVLLGEDGAGIPFLRYLPERLGPLGQRVGNELRERLGEAPSFVAFEGWDTVAVLAEVLRSHGTDRAAIAASWPRVVVEGTRGPVRFSRTPGISVWQWAWTPIQVVDRDPAEPDRFRILHVG; this is encoded by the coding sequence ATGAATACGCCACCATCGCCGTCCGGAGCGGAGCACACAGACGGGTCCTCCGTCGGCCTGGGCGCTCTCGTACCGCTGACGCGGCCCGGCTGGGTCGAGGCGGGCCGACACCTGCTCGCAGGACTCGAGCTGGCCGCTCGTGAGGTCAACGATGCTGGCGGGATCGACGGCAGACCACTGGAGTTGGTGGTCCGGGATACCGCGGCGGATCCGGAGCGGGCCGCGGCGGCCGTGGAGGAATTGGCCGGCCTGGGCGTGGCCGCTGTGGCGGGCGAGTACCACAGCGTCGTCGCCCGCGCAGCCGCCGCCCGCGCCGACGCCCTCGGCGTGCCGTTCCTCTGCTCGTCCGCGGTGCTCGACGCGCTCACCGAGGAGCCGACGGAGTGGGTCGCGCGCCTGGCCCCGGCCCAGTCCCACGGCTGGGAGATCTACGCGGACTTCCTCCTCGGCGCGGGCCGGCGTCGGATCGCCGTGGCGACCCAGCCGAGCGTTTACTGGGCCTCAGGGACCCGCGTCCTGCGGGACCACCTCGTTGCGCGCGGCGGCACCGTCGTCGAGCTCGACACGACCGCGCTCACCCCCGAGGCCCTGTGCGATGTACTCGTCGGCCACGGCGCGACGGCGCTCCTTCTGCTGGTGGGCCATCCGGAACCGGCGGTGCCGATCGTCAGGGCCGTCCGGGGCGACCGGCGGCTCGCGGAGATCCTGATCGGCGCTCCGGCCGGACAACCGGAGTTCGCCGAATGGGCCGTGTTGCTGGGCGAGGACGGCGCCGGGATCCCGTTCCTGCGCTACCTGCCCGAGCGCCTCGGTCCGCTCGGGCAACGCGTCGGGAACGAGCTCCGCGAGCGCCTGGGCGAAGCGCCCTCCTTCGTCGCCTTCGAGGGCTGGGACACCGTCGCCGTCCTCGCCGAGGTGTTGCGTTCCCACGGCACGGACCGGGCGGCCATCGCCGCGTCGTGGCCGCGCGTGGTGGTCGAGGGTACCCGCGGGCCGGTCCGGTTCTCCCGCACGCCGGGCATCAGCGTGTGGCAATGGGCTTGGACACCAATCCAAGTCGTTGACCGGGACCCGGCGGAACCCGATCGTTTTCGTATCCTCCACGTCGGCTGA
- a CDS encoding GNAT family N-acetyltransferase: MLLRDVEYGDVDAYVRMRCDPVMMAELGGPLPREGMEAKVQRDVQRVAADTDWTKMIVPDEAELDVVAGTVTLWPHDADGERISEIGWMVLPEYQGQGLGKQGVRKLLELARDDGRWGLIHAFPATTNAPSNGICRTLGFQFLGKQDVPFAGRVLQTNHWAIDPRTDLT; this comes from the coding sequence ATGCTGCTACGTGATGTTGAGTACGGTGACGTCGACGCCTACGTCCGGATGCGATGCGACCCGGTCATGATGGCCGAGCTGGGCGGCCCGCTGCCTCGCGAAGGCATGGAGGCGAAGGTCCAACGTGATGTTCAACGAGTGGCAGCGGACACCGACTGGACAAAGATGATCGTGCCCGATGAGGCCGAGCTGGACGTGGTCGCGGGAACCGTGACCTTGTGGCCCCACGACGCAGACGGCGAGCGCATCTCCGAGATCGGCTGGATGGTGCTGCCGGAGTACCAGGGACAGGGACTCGGAAAGCAGGGCGTCCGCAAGCTGCTTGAGCTGGCCCGCGACGACGGCCGGTGGGGGTTGATACACGCATTCCCCGCAACAACCAACGCCCCGTCCAACGGCATCTGCCGCACGCTCGGCTTCCAATTCCTGGGCAAGCAAGACGTGCCCTTCGCCGGTCGAGTCCTGCAAACCAACCACTGGGCTATCGACCCTCGCACCGACCTGACCTGA